Proteins from a genomic interval of Phalacrocorax aristotelis chromosome 3, bGulAri2.1, whole genome shotgun sequence:
- the SOD2 gene encoding superoxide dismutase [Mn], mitochondrial produces the protein MLCRLASAGRSSAKLIAPLGCLVSRQKHTLPDLPYDYGALEPHINAEIMQLHHSKHHATYVNNLNVAEEKYKEALAKGDVTAQVSLQPALKFNGGGHINHTIFWTNLSPNGGGEPKGELMEAIKRDFGSFANFKEKLTAVSVGVQGSGWGWLGYNKEQGRLQIAACANQDPLQGTTGLIPLLGIDVWEHAYYLQYKNVRPDYLKAIWNVINWENVSSRYATCKK, from the exons ATGTTGTGCCGCCTCGCCTCGGCGGGCAG aagCAGTGCCAAGTTGATAGCACCATTGGGATGCTTGGTCTCTAGGCAAAAGCACACTCTTCCTGACTTGCCATATGACTATGGCGCTCTGGAACCTCATATTAATGCAGAGATTATGCAGCTGCACCACAGCAAGCATCATGCCACCTACGTGAACAACCTCAATGTTGCAGAGGAGAAATACAAAGAGGCACTGGCAAAAG GTGATGTTACAGCTCAAGTGTCACTTCAGCCTGCACTGAAGTTCAATGGCGGGGGTCATATCAACCACACCATCTTCTGGACAAACCTTTCTCCTAATGGAGGAGGAGAGCCTAAAG gagaattgATGGAAGCCATCAAGCGTGACTTTGGTTCCTTCGCAAACTTCAAGGAGAAGCTGACAGCTGTATCAGTCGGTGTTCAAGGATCAGGCTGGGGGTGGCTTGGCTATAACAAAGAGCAGGGGCGCCTACAAATAGCAGCTTGTGCAAATCAAGACCCTTTGCAAGGAACAACAG GTCTCATTCCTTTGCTAGGAATCGATGTATGGGAACATGCTTATTACCTTCAGTATAAAAATGTTCGACCTGATTATTTGAAAGCCATCTGGAATGTGATCAACTGGGAGAATGTATCTTCAAGATATGCAACTTGCAAAAAGTAG